In Bacillus sp. DX3.1, the following proteins share a genomic window:
- a CDS encoding (Fe-S)-binding protein → MNSLLLINWLAAIAVIAYAGYLFVYLIRTRMAYIQLGKKVEFDRRFKERWDLLKVNVFGQKKLLKDKKSGIIHVMFFYGFILVQFGAIDFVWKGLAPGSHLPLGPLYPAFTFFQEIITLIILIAVFWAFYRRYVEKLVRLKRNFKSGLVLIFIGGLMLSVLLGNGMGIIWHGEELSWSEPIASATAYVFAGINETVAISVFYFAWWVHLLILLTFLVYVPQSKHAHLIAGPANVFFSRLSNPGKLEKIDFEDETQETFGVGKIEDFKQTQLIDLYACVECGRCTNMCPATGTGKMLSPMDLILKLRDHLTDKGAAVTSRTPWVPAVAFNNTQGNQLAMMATGKGQQESAGATLAYDPSLIGEVITEEEIWACTTCRNCEDQCPVMNEHVDKIIDLRRYLVLTEGKLDPEAQRAMTNIERQGNPWGLNRKERETWRQADEEVSIPTVKEKTKAGEEFEYLFWVGSMGSYDNRSQKIALSFAKLMNEAGISFAILGNKEKNSGDTPRRLGNEFVFQEMATKNIEEFEKAGVKKIVTIDPHAYNTFKNEYPDFGLQAEVYHHTELLAQWVKEGRLKPVHRVEETITYHDSCYLGRYNEVYEAPRNILKAIPGVTVVEMERNRETGMCCGAGGGLMWMEETAGTRINVARTEQALAVKPTMIGTGCPYCLTMISDGTKAKEVEEQVQTLDVTEILERSVIGQKKEAM, encoded by the coding sequence ATGAATAGTTTATTACTTATCAATTGGCTGGCTGCCATTGCCGTTATTGCGTATGCAGGATATTTATTTGTATATCTCATACGAACGAGGATGGCCTACATACAATTAGGTAAAAAGGTAGAATTTGATCGCCGCTTTAAAGAAAGATGGGATCTTCTTAAGGTAAACGTCTTCGGACAAAAAAAGCTGTTGAAAGATAAGAAGAGCGGCATTATTCACGTTATGTTTTTTTACGGATTTATTCTTGTCCAATTTGGAGCAATTGACTTCGTTTGGAAAGGATTAGCACCAGGATCACATCTTCCACTTGGACCACTATACCCTGCATTTACATTCTTCCAGGAAATTATCACACTTATTATTTTAATTGCAGTCTTTTGGGCTTTTTATAGAAGGTACGTTGAAAAGCTTGTTCGTTTAAAACGTAATTTCAAATCGGGCCTCGTTCTCATTTTTATCGGTGGCTTAATGCTTTCTGTACTTCTTGGTAACGGGATGGGCATTATATGGCACGGCGAAGAACTTTCGTGGAGCGAACCGATCGCTTCTGCAACCGCTTACGTTTTTGCGGGTATAAATGAAACCGTAGCCATTTCCGTGTTCTATTTTGCTTGGTGGGTGCATTTACTTATTTTGTTAACGTTTTTAGTTTATGTACCGCAGTCCAAACATGCGCACTTAATTGCTGGACCTGCCAATGTCTTTTTTAGTCGTCTTTCCAATCCAGGGAAGCTTGAAAAAATTGATTTTGAAGATGAAACGCAAGAAACATTTGGTGTTGGGAAAATTGAAGATTTTAAACAAACGCAACTCATTGATCTATACGCTTGTGTAGAATGTGGACGTTGTACGAATATGTGCCCGGCAACAGGAACTGGAAAGATGCTGTCGCCAATGGATTTAATTTTAAAACTTCGCGACCATTTGACTGACAAGGGAGCAGCGGTGACATCACGGACACCTTGGGTTCCGGCTGTTGCCTTTAATAATACACAAGGAAACCAATTAGCGATGATGGCAACTGGGAAAGGCCAGCAAGAATCAGCAGGGGCAACACTTGCGTACGATCCAAGCTTAATTGGAGAAGTCATTACAGAAGAAGAGATTTGGGCATGTACAACGTGCCGGAACTGTGAAGATCAATGTCCGGTTATGAATGAGCACGTTGATAAAATTATTGACTTGCGCCGTTACCTTGTTTTAACAGAAGGGAAATTGGATCCAGAAGCGCAGCGTGCCATGACAAATATTGAGCGTCAAGGGAACCCTTGGGGACTGAACCGTAAAGAGCGTGAAACATGGCGTCAAGCGGATGAGGAAGTATCAATTCCGACTGTTAAAGAGAAAACAAAAGCTGGCGAAGAATTTGAGTACTTATTCTGGGTTGGTTCTATGGGTTCGTACGATAATCGTAGTCAAAAGATTGCCTTATCATTTGCGAAGCTAATGAATGAAGCTGGCATTTCCTTTGCAATTCTCGGTAACAAAGAGAAGAACTCGGGAGATACGCCGCGCCGCTTAGGAAATGAATTTGTTTTCCAAGAGATGGCGACAAAAAATATCGAGGAATTTGAAAAAGCAGGTGTGAAAAAAATCGTTACGATTGATCCGCATGCATATAACACATTTAAAAATGAGTATCCGGACTTTGGCTTACAAGCAGAAGTCTATCATCATACAGAACTATTAGCACAGTGGGTGAAAGAAGGGCGCTTAAAGCCAGTTCACCGTGTGGAAGAAACAATTACGTATCATGATTCCTGTTATTTAGGAAGATACAACGAAGTATACGAAGCGCCGCGCAATATTTTAAAAGCAATTCCAGGCGTAACAGTTGTTGAAATGGAGCGTAATCGTGAAACAGGAATGTGCTGCGGTGCAGGCGGTGGTCTTATGTGGATGGAAGAGACTGCTGGTACACGTATTAATGTGGCACGTACAGAACAAGCGCTTGCTGTGAAACCGACAATGATCGGTACGGGCTGCCCGTATTGCTTAACAATGATTAGTGATGGTACGAAAGCAAAAGAAGTAGAAGAGCAAGTACAAACACTTGATGTAACAGAGATTCTAGAACGCTCTGTCATCGGGCAAAAGAAAGAAGCAATGTAA
- the cls gene encoding cardiolipin synthase: MVFLSLLLLLFVIWALLDLSYGRKHHLKQIKPRSFPLRRGHFKLYTYGKNLYDDLFTDIQQAQHHIHILFFIVKNDEVSNAFLQLLIKKAKQGIQVRLLLDRMGSHQLSREAIRTLRQHGVSFSFCHKIKFPFLFFSANQRNHRKITIIDGKIGYIGGFNIGEEYLGHDPKLGLWRDYHLRLTGEGVQDLQTQFLHDWRDDTAEDLLGETLYFPKQPPGPIPHRFIPTDGAYLQQTFLNLIESAKEELYIGTPYFIPGKKLMHALLQAKERGVRITILVPKRADHPFVREAKLPYCRKLIQAGCNIYEFQQGFFHAKIIMVDGHTCDIGTANFDMRSLYTNHEINCLLYDSAFIKEIKTKISEDIEESSLLSWKNVSSLSLIDKGKEWIGTLLAFFL; encoded by the coding sequence ATGGTCTTTTTATCTCTCTTGCTACTATTGTTTGTAATATGGGCCCTACTGGACCTTTCATATGGAAGAAAGCATCATTTAAAACAAATTAAGCCTCGTTCTTTTCCTTTACGCCGTGGCCATTTTAAACTTTATACATATGGAAAAAATTTATACGATGACTTATTTACTGATATACAGCAGGCACAGCACCACATTCATATTTTATTTTTCATTGTTAAAAATGATGAGGTAAGTAATGCCTTTTTACAGCTTCTAATCAAAAAAGCAAAACAAGGCATACAAGTACGGCTTCTTCTCGATCGCATGGGTAGCCACCAATTATCAAGGGAAGCGATTCGTACATTGCGACAACATGGTGTCTCCTTTTCATTTTGTCATAAGATTAAATTCCCTTTTCTCTTTTTTTCCGCAAACCAAAGAAACCATAGAAAGATCACGATTATTGACGGGAAAATCGGCTATATCGGTGGCTTCAATATTGGGGAAGAATATTTGGGGCATGATCCAAAATTGGGCCTGTGGCGCGATTACCATTTGCGCCTTACAGGAGAAGGGGTACAAGATTTACAAACACAATTTTTGCACGACTGGCGCGATGATACAGCTGAGGATTTACTAGGAGAAACGTTATATTTCCCTAAACAACCGCCAGGCCCCATTCCACACCGCTTTATTCCAACAGACGGTGCTTACTTACAGCAAACCTTTTTAAACCTGATTGAAAGCGCAAAAGAAGAATTGTATATTGGTACACCCTATTTTATTCCAGGAAAAAAACTCATGCATGCGTTATTACAAGCGAAAGAGCGCGGCGTTCGTATCACGATTCTTGTTCCAAAAAGGGCAGATCATCCGTTTGTTCGGGAAGCGAAATTACCATACTGCCGAAAACTGATTCAAGCAGGTTGCAACATTTATGAATTTCAGCAAGGATTTTTTCATGCCAAAATTATTATGGTCGATGGCCATACTTGTGATATTGGAACGGCCAATTTTGATATGAGAAGTTTATATACCAATCACGAAATCAATTGTCTCTTATACGATTCAGCCTTTATAAAAGAAATTAAAACGAAAATTAGCGAAGACATAGAAGAATCCTCCTTACTTTCTTGGAAAAATGTCTCCTCTCTATCCCTGATTGATAAGGGAAAAGAATGGATTGGGACATTACTGGCATTTTTCCTATAG
- a CDS encoding quorum-sensing peptide PapR, giving the protein MKKLLIGSLLTLAMVVGISFSNVILDQNHAVTDHNEVVQLASDLPFEY; this is encoded by the coding sequence ATGAAGAAACTTCTTATTGGTAGTTTATTGACGTTAGCAATGGTAGTGGGTATTTCTTTTAGCAATGTAATATTAGATCAAAATCATGCAGTAACAGATCATAATGAAGTGGTACAATTAGCTTCTGATTTACCATTTGAATATTAA
- a CDS encoding helix-turn-helix domain-containing protein — translation MHAEKLGTEIKKIRMLRGLTQKQLSDNICHQSEVSRIESGAVYPSMDILQGIASKLQVPITHFYEVLIYSDIERKKQFKDHIILLCKQKQYKEIYKKVWNELKKEEYHPEFQQFLLWQYHVSAYMLKKVNYEYCILELRKLMNKQLAGLDVFQNLYVENAIANIYAENGYFKKSIGLFQDILKQLESLHSNEEFAVKVGYNHAKALYLDEQYEEALYQVKKAIETSCRISSMTLIGQLYYQKGECLEKLGYAEQDIRVAYEKALFFFDLLELHSYKNILLKKINL, via the coding sequence ATGCACGCAGAAAAGCTGGGAACTGAAATAAAGAAAATTAGAATGTTAAGAGGTTTAACACAAAAGCAGTTGTCTGATAATATATGTCATCAATCAGAAGTAAGCAGGATTGAGTCAGGAGCAGTATATCCGAGTATGGATATATTACAAGGGATTGCATCGAAGCTACAAGTACCTATCACTCATTTTTATGAGGTACTCATTTATTCTGATATTGAAAGAAAAAAACAATTTAAAGATCATATTATACTGCTTTGTAAACAAAAGCAGTATAAAGAAATTTATAAAAAAGTGTGGAATGAATTAAAGAAGGAAGAATATCATCCCGAATTTCAACAGTTTCTTCTTTGGCAGTATCATGTATCGGCATATATGTTAAAAAAGGTAAACTATGAATATTGTATTTTGGAATTAAGAAAATTAATGAACAAGCAACTAGCAGGACTTGATGTATTTCAAAATTTATATGTAGAAAATGCAATTGCAAATATTTATGCGGAAAACGGGTATTTCAAAAAAAGTATAGGATTGTTTCAAGATATTTTAAAGCAATTGGAGTCGCTACATAGCAACGAGGAATTTGCTGTAAAGGTTGGTTATAATCATGCGAAAGCACTATACTTAGATGAACAATATGAAGAAGCACTTTACCAGGTTAAAAAGGCAATTGAAACATCGTGTCGTATAAGCAGCATGACACTTATTGGACAGCTATATTATCAAAAAGGGGAGTGTCTGGAAAAGTTAGGATACGCAGAGCAGGATATTAGAGTTGCTTATGAAAAAGCACTTTTCTTTTTTGATTTATTAGAGCTACATTCCTATAAAAACATACTTTTAAAGAAAATAAATCTGTAA
- a CDS encoding response regulator transcription factor, with the protein MIRIIIAEDQRMLRGALGALLDLEDDIEVVGQAENGEEALKLIEKLQPDVSIVDIEMPIQSGLDVAEALQKKKSPCKVMMLTTFARPGYFERAMKANVQGYLLKDSPSEDLAAAIRNVMKGKREISPELMFGLWQEQNPLSDREKEVMLLAREGKTANEIAKILYLSSGTVRNYISEVLTKLDAKNRIEAITIAEEKGWI; encoded by the coding sequence ATGATTCGAATCATCATTGCAGAAGATCAACGAATGCTCCGAGGAGCATTAGGTGCGTTGCTTGATTTAGAAGATGACATTGAAGTGGTTGGGCAAGCAGAGAACGGAGAAGAGGCTTTAAAACTGATTGAAAAGTTGCAGCCTGATGTAAGCATTGTGGATATTGAAATGCCGATTCAAAGTGGGCTAGATGTTGCAGAAGCATTGCAGAAGAAAAAATCACCATGCAAAGTGATGATGTTAACGACATTTGCGCGCCCAGGTTATTTTGAAAGGGCGATGAAAGCGAATGTACAGGGTTATTTATTAAAGGATAGTCCAAGTGAAGATTTAGCGGCAGCGATTCGTAATGTGATGAAGGGGAAACGGGAGATTTCTCCGGAGCTAATGTTTGGGCTTTGGCAAGAACAAAACCCATTATCAGATCGTGAGAAAGAAGTAATGCTGTTAGCGAGAGAAGGAAAAACAGCCAATGAAATCGCGAAAATACTCTATCTTTCATCGGGTACGGTGCGGAATTACATTTCAGAGGTATTAACAAAGCTAGATGCTAAGAATAGAATTGAAGCCATCACAATCGCAGAGGAAAAGGGATGGATATAA
- a CDS encoding sensor histidine kinase: MIEKKQFELFPKSMGFFPYIWFVYLVFPIYNLTQESGWKLLLGSGMLVIFIIAYRQLYFVGKTFILWACIEMVIVFLFGVFYNPYFVYLGFFTANAIGFAPTKKSFRLLVPLLVMMLVTFVLVYSRSFTLTSILGSVPMFILMLITPFAMRNFNQKKILKTQLSEANEQIKDLVKREERQRIARDLHDTLGHTLSLITLKSQLVEKLIVKNPERACLEAKEITQTSRTALKQLRELISDMRMITVEEELEQVKVILEAANISLEVEQKAGSNALSPLEQNILGMCLREAITNVVKHSKATTCKVSLLETQGELILQVKDNGVGLQAQANDGNGILGMRERLALIDGALKLGGMRPGTMLTVKVPIVIRTGKDEVKS; the protein is encoded by the coding sequence ATGATAGAAAAGAAGCAATTTGAACTTTTTCCGAAAAGTATGGGATTCTTCCCCTATATATGGTTCGTGTATTTAGTATTTCCAATCTATAATTTAACGCAAGAATCGGGCTGGAAATTGCTATTAGGAAGCGGTATGCTAGTAATCTTTATCATTGCGTACCGCCAGCTTTATTTTGTAGGAAAGACATTTATTTTGTGGGCATGTATTGAAATGGTTATTGTGTTTTTATTTGGGGTTTTTTACAATCCATATTTTGTTTATTTAGGATTTTTTACGGCAAATGCAATAGGGTTTGCACCTACAAAAAAATCATTTCGTCTACTGGTCCCTCTTTTAGTGATGATGCTTGTTACTTTTGTGTTGGTATATAGTCGTAGCTTTACATTAACGTCTATTTTAGGGTCTGTACCGATGTTTATTTTAATGCTTATTACACCTTTTGCAATGCGTAATTTTAACCAGAAAAAGATATTAAAAACGCAGTTAAGTGAAGCAAATGAGCAAATTAAAGACTTGGTAAAACGTGAAGAACGCCAGAGAATTGCGAGAGATTTACATGACACTTTAGGTCATACATTATCTCTTATCACGCTAAAAAGCCAGCTTGTTGAGAAACTCATCGTGAAAAATCCGGAACGCGCTTGTCTAGAAGCAAAGGAAATTACGCAAACATCTCGTACAGCTTTAAAACAACTGCGAGAATTAATTTCGGATATGCGTATGATTACAGTGGAGGAAGAGCTAGAGCAAGTGAAGGTCATACTAGAGGCTGCCAATATTTCGTTAGAAGTAGAGCAGAAGGCGGGTTCAAATGCGTTATCACCGCTTGAACAAAATATTTTAGGTATGTGTTTGCGAGAAGCTATCACAAACGTTGTAAAGCATAGTAAAGCGACAACATGCAAGGTGTCTTTACTTGAAACGCAAGGGGAACTGATTTTGCAGGTTAAGGACAATGGAGTGGGATTACAAGCGCAAGCTAATGATGGAAATGGAATCTTAGGTATGAGAGAACGACTTGCTCTTATAGATGGAGCGCTTAAATTAGGTGGAATGCGACCTGGAACAATGTTAACGGTGAAAGTTCCAATCGTAATTAGAACAGGAAAAGACGAGGTGAAGTCATGA
- a CDS encoding ABC transporter permease, with protein sequence MKALWMQCKIEVLRTFRNKLFIFFSLLMPVMFYYIFTNVIQVPQNGDAWKAHYLISMATFSIVGTALFSFGVRLSQEKGQGWTHLLKITPLPEGAYLTAKIISQTVVNAFSILVIFIAGMLINNVELTVGQWIGAGLWLLIGVTPFLALGTIVGSIKKADAASGLANILNMSLAVLGGLWMPIEVFPKALRTIGEWTPTYHFGSGAWDIVAGKSIVWENIAILGGYFLIFVVISIYIRKRQEAV encoded by the coding sequence ATGAAAGCGCTATGGATGCAATGTAAAATAGAGGTCTTACGTACGTTTCGCAATAAATTATTTATCTTTTTCTCATTATTAATGCCAGTTATGTTTTATTACATTTTTACAAATGTGATTCAAGTACCGCAGAACGGGGATGCTTGGAAAGCCCATTATTTAATTTCGATGGCTACGTTTAGTATTGTAGGGACGGCACTTTTTAGCTTTGGTGTGCGACTTTCTCAAGAAAAAGGGCAGGGATGGACACATCTTTTAAAAATCACACCACTTCCAGAGGGTGCATATTTAACGGCTAAAATTATTTCTCAAACAGTGGTAAATGCTTTTTCAATACTTGTAATCTTTATTGCAGGTATGTTAATTAATAATGTGGAATTAACAGTAGGGCAGTGGATTGGCGCTGGATTATGGTTATTAATAGGCGTGACGCCATTTTTAGCACTTGGAACGATTGTAGGTTCAATTAAGAAAGCAGACGCGGCTTCCGGGCTCGCTAACATTTTAAATATGAGTTTAGCAGTACTAGGCGGTTTATGGATGCCAATTGAAGTATTTCCGAAAGCACTAAGAACAATTGGAGAATGGACACCAACATATCACTTCGGAAGCGGGGCATGGGATATTGTAGCCGGAAAATCCATTGTCTGGGAAAATATCGCGATTTTAGGAGGTTATTTCCTTATATTCGTTGTAATATCAATATATATAAGAAAACGACAGGAAGCGGTATAG
- a CDS encoding ABC transporter ATP-binding protein, translated as MEQIIKVNGVSKTFKYKKAVNNVSFNVEKGQIVALLGPNGAGKTTTISMMLGLKDPSEGSVSIFGKSPKHRAVRNRLGAMLQEVSVIDSISVEEAIDLFRSYYTNPIAKETLLQLSNLESEKKQRCEKLSGGQKRRLNFALALAGNPDLLFLDEPTVGMDITSRKSFWETIRKLASEGKTILLTTHYLEEADALADRILLFANGKIIADGTPEEMKATISRKTISFYPKEKIPTGLLKGLPHVTGVQFHEQRVILTTDDTDATLQAIYKENLPVTDISVERGSLDEAFEQFVANQKEGIV; from the coding sequence ATGGAACAAATTATTAAAGTAAATGGTGTTTCAAAAACATTTAAATATAAAAAAGCAGTCAATAACGTTTCATTTAATGTGGAGAAAGGGCAAATTGTTGCACTCCTTGGACCAAATGGTGCAGGGAAAACAACAACGATTTCAATGATGCTAGGATTAAAAGATCCATCAGAAGGAAGTGTTTCTATATTTGGAAAGAGTCCAAAACATCGAGCTGTTCGTAATCGCCTTGGCGCAATGCTACAAGAAGTAAGTGTTATCGATAGTATATCAGTGGAGGAAGCAATTGATTTATTTCGCAGTTATTATACAAATCCAATTGCAAAAGAAACATTACTTCAGTTATCGAATTTAGAATCAGAAAAAAAGCAAAGATGTGAAAAACTATCAGGTGGTCAAAAAAGACGTTTAAACTTTGCGCTCGCACTTGCTGGAAATCCAGATTTATTATTCTTAGATGAACCAACTGTAGGAATGGATATCACTTCTCGAAAAAGCTTTTGGGAAACCATTCGAAAGTTAGCAAGTGAAGGGAAAACAATTCTTTTAACAACGCATTATTTAGAAGAAGCTGATGCACTAGCGGATCGTATTTTATTATTTGCAAACGGAAAAATCATTGCAGATGGTACACCTGAGGAAATGAAAGCGACGATTTCTCGAAAAACCATTTCATTTTATCCAAAAGAAAAAATTCCTACAGGCTTGCTGAAGGGATTACCGCATGTTACGGGAGTACAGTTCCATGAACAGCGTGTTATTCTCACAACAGATGATACAGATGCTACGTTGCAAGCAATTTATAAAGAAAACTTACCGGTTACAGATATTTCAGTTGAACGTGGAAGTCTTGATGAAGCCTTTGAACAGTTTGTCGCAAATCAGAAGGAGGGAATTGTATGA
- the map gene encoding type I methionyl aminopeptidase — protein sequence MIIRNEQDLESLRKIGRIVALAREEMKKQAKPGMTTKELDLIGKKVLDEHGAISAPEKEYDFPGTTCICVNEEVAHGIPGDRVLQEGDLINVDVSAALDGYYADTGISFVLGQDEEKEKLCQAAIDAFWAAMKKVKAGSKQNQIGRAVSNFAHKNGYEVIQNLTGHGIGLSLHEAPNHVLSYFDPMDNALLKDGLILAVEPFISMKADHIIERGDDGWTFVTPDKSLVAQCEHTIVVTRGEPIILTEL from the coding sequence ATGATTATTCGTAATGAACAAGATTTAGAAAGCTTACGAAAAATCGGCCGCATCGTTGCACTTGCACGCGAGGAAATGAAAAAACAAGCGAAGCCAGGCATGACAACGAAAGAGCTTGATTTAATCGGTAAGAAGGTATTAGACGAGCACGGTGCTATTTCTGCACCTGAAAAAGAATATGATTTCCCAGGTACAACTTGTATTTGTGTAAATGAAGAAGTTGCTCACGGCATTCCAGGAGATCGTGTACTTCAAGAAGGCGACTTAATAAACGTAGACGTATCTGCGGCACTTGATGGGTATTATGCAGATACAGGTATTTCTTTTGTTCTAGGACAAGATGAAGAAAAAGAAAAACTTTGCCAAGCAGCGATAGACGCATTTTGGGCAGCAATGAAAAAAGTGAAAGCTGGTTCAAAACAAAACCAAATTGGCCGTGCTGTTTCCAATTTTGCACATAAAAATGGTTATGAAGTTATCCAAAACTTAACAGGCCATGGCATTGGGCTTAGTTTACACGAAGCTCCAAACCACGTTTTAAGCTATTTTGATCCAATGGACAATGCACTGCTTAAAGATGGTCTTATTTTAGCTGTAGAACCATTTATCTCTATGAAAGCTGATCACATCATTGAACGCGGTGATGATGGTTGGACATTCGTAACGCCAGATAAGAGCCTTGTTGCACAATGTGAACATACAATTGTTGTCACACGCGGCGAGCCAATTATTTTAACTGAACTGTAA
- a CDS encoding M28 family metallopeptidase: MKISLKQKIVSSLLAVSLAVSLAPLGQAKADSPSETITAPSIAKQLDANRAIEHVRFLSETIGPRPSGTPKEQAASRYIGMRLQSMGYEVEYQPFSVPDQYIGFIDFPLSREKNWQAGAAPNSLISAEPVTAPIIFVPNGTKPEEVPNDVKGKIVLFERGTTVADYNKQVENAVAKGAKGVLLYSLIGGRGNYGQAFNPRLTKKQPIPVFGLAYAQGNGLKEKIQQGKTILSLKARHDANLQSLNVIAKKKPKNSTGNEKAVIVSSHYDSVVGAPGANDNASGTGLVLELAQAFKNVESDKEIRFIAFGSEEVGLIGSDHYVENLSQAEKDRILGVFNADMVATNYDKAKNLYAMTPDGSTNLVTDAALNASKQLNNPLVLQGKFGSSDHVPFYEAGIPAALFIWMGVDSWDPLIYHIEKVYHTPQDNILENMSPERMKMALDVIGTGVYDVLQKPAVQTEQKAA, encoded by the coding sequence ATGAAGATTTCATTGAAACAAAAAATAGTAAGCTCTTTGCTTGCTGTATCACTCGCTGTCAGCTTAGCTCCACTTGGACAAGCAAAGGCTGATTCTCCATCGGAAACCATAACAGCTCCATCTATTGCAAAACAACTTGATGCCAACCGCGCTATTGAACATGTCCGTTTTTTATCCGAAACAATTGGTCCACGTCCGAGTGGAACACCGAAAGAACAAGCTGCTTCTCGTTATATTGGAATGCGATTACAGTCTATGGGATATGAGGTAGAATACCAACCCTTTTCCGTTCCAGATCAATACATTGGGTTTATTGATTTCCCTTTATCTCGTGAAAAAAATTGGCAAGCAGGCGCTGCACCAAATTCTCTTATTTCTGCTGAACCTGTTACCGCTCCAATTATCTTTGTTCCAAACGGGACAAAACCAGAAGAAGTCCCCAATGACGTGAAAGGTAAAATTGTATTATTTGAAAGAGGTACTACGGTAGCTGATTATAATAAGCAAGTAGAAAATGCTGTTGCAAAAGGCGCTAAAGGGGTTTTATTATATAGCCTAATTGGTGGCCGCGGAAACTACGGACAAGCGTTTAATCCAAGATTAACGAAGAAGCAACCAATCCCTGTATTTGGTCTTGCTTATGCACAAGGAAATGGGTTAAAAGAAAAAATACAGCAAGGTAAAACAATACTTTCTTTAAAAGCACGACATGATGCAAACTTACAGTCTCTAAACGTTATTGCGAAAAAGAAACCGAAAAATAGTACAGGAAATGAAAAAGCTGTCATCGTAAGTTCACATTACGACAGTGTTGTTGGAGCACCTGGTGCAAATGATAATGCGTCTGGCACTGGTTTAGTACTAGAGTTAGCTCAAGCATTTAAAAATGTAGAAAGTGATAAAGAAATCCGCTTTATTGCTTTTGGTTCTGAAGAAGTAGGTCTAATCGGCTCTGATCATTATGTTGAAAACTTATCACAAGCTGAAAAAGATCGCATTTTAGGTGTCTTTAATGCTGATATGGTTGCAACAAACTATGATAAAGCGAAAAATTTATATGCAATGACACCGGATGGTTCTACGAATCTTGTAACAGATGCGGCATTAAACGCTAGTAAACAGCTGAATAACCCACTTGTTCTACAAGGAAAATTCGGTTCCAGCGATCATGTACCATTTTATGAAGCTGGTATACCTGCTGCACTCTTCATTTGGATGGGCGTAGACAGCTGGGATCCACTCATCTATCATATTGAAAAGGTATATCATACGCCGCAAGATAATATTCTAGAAAACATGTCACCTGAGCGTATGAAAATGGCTTTAGATGTCATTGGTACTGGTGTTTATGATGTTCTGCAAAAACCGGCGGTACAAACAGAGCAGAAAGCAGCTTAA